Below is a genomic region from Deltaproteobacteria bacterium.
GTGATGACTAGACGAGCAGGAAATTCGTCGTCCTCTTCGTAAAACGTGTAAGCTACCAGAACCTTGGGCAGGACCAGAATTCGGAAGGCCGCATCCCCAAAAGCTAGAGGACTTGCTCCCCAGCTCAAAGCCCGTGTTAAGAAACCGGCTCCATCCCGGGCATAACGCTTAAGCACGTTCTGCTTACTTAAGGCATGCGGGCCCTGAAAGAAAAAAGAGCCGCCCTTAATCTCCCTGGCCGTGATCATTCGACCGGTCAAATCAGCTTCCGAGGCGCAAAGAAGGTAACTCAGCATAACCAAACCGGCCTGGAACCCGATGGGGTAAGCTTTCCCCAGACCCGTGATTCCACGGTTCTTCGGGTTGATCAGATATTCACCGCCTAAAAAAGATAGGAGGAAACCCTTGTCAAGGCGATAAGTAACCGCGGCCCGGCGACAGACAGAATCCGGTTCCATTTCAGCCAGGTCGGACCAGAGCGCCGGCGGCAAATTTTCCACGCCGCTATATAAAGCCGAGTCTGCCTTGACGTTTGATAAAAAATCATTCATTTACAAGACTTCCAGACAAGAGAATTTTCAGTTGCCTGTCTCTGATTACCGATTTGGCCGAGTTTGATTTCGATCAAACCGGCACCAATGATCAGTTTCTAATTTATCATATCATGACTATGAATTAAAGTTCCCCACCACTCAACATTCTAGCGCCGTGCGACATGACTCTATTGCCAGATAAGCTAATCTAGGATATGATTTTTATATCAAAGTCCGGAAGCTGTGGGCTTTCTTCTTTGGAACTCAGAGGAGCGGATCACTGATCCAGGACGAATCAATCCTCACATTTAATATCAACTGTGAGATCAACAGTATCCTTTAAATGAAAACCAAACAGGAAGAAAGGTTTTATTATGTTCAAGTTCGAAAAAGACCGAAGTTACATGATGCCGTTTCACTTCGGGCCGCGGCCGGCAGGAAGAGGCACCGGCCAGTATCATGACGTAACGACCATGATCGTCAGTTACCTGACAGATCGCGATATACTGACCCAGTATCTGCCCAAACCTTTTGAAGTCGGGGAGGAGCCGATCGTATCAGTTTCCTACTCAATGAATAAGGAGATTGATTGGCTGGCCGGCCACTCCTACAACATCATCGGGGTAAACGCCTCGGTGGTTTTCAACGGCGAGGAGGATCATCTGAGCGGAAACTATCCGCTGGTGTTGTGGGAGAACCTCACCGATCCCATCCTTACCGGGAGGGAAATAGAAGGCATCCCAAAGGTATATGCGGATATCCCGGACCATAGCATCATCGAGGGAGAATGGCGCGCCTCGGCCAGTCACTTCGGCCATAAGATCGTGGACCTTACGATTAAGGCCCTGCATCCATTGACCAAGGAACAGATCGAAGAGATGAGAAAGGCCGCGGAAAAAAGCCACTGGATGGGCTGGAAATATATTCCCAAAATTGGCGAACCCCGGGCAGCGGTGAGCCATGCTACTTTATTTCCCACCGCTGGCGTCACCACGGAGGCCTGGGTTGGGAAGGGGGAAGTCAAATGGCAGCATCTTACCTGGGAGCAAAACCCGACCCAATTTCATATCGTCAACGCCCTGGCCGAGCTGCCCATCATCGAGTACCGCATTGCTCTGGTGCTTAAAGGATCCAGCAATCTTGCCTTAGCCGTCAAACCGAAACGCGTTATACGCTGAATTGAAGAGGATATTGATTCTATGAAAGGCATACTGAAAGGGACATCAGTCGAGTCATCCATCGGTCGTCATGAACTTGATTCCACCGGCTCTGCCGTGGGCGTGGTCCGTATGGACGTTGAAAAATCATACACGGGTGTGGGGGAGCTTCTTCAAAAATATATTAACGACGCTGATCAAACAGCCTGGGAGGAGATTAAGTCCCGGATAGATTATACTTATGAAAATATAGACCTGGCTCTAACGCTGCTGGATACGGAAACCGGTTTCAGCCGTGAGATCCGATCGAGGCTCGAGAAGGGCCTCAAGCTTCTCTTTAAACCCAACCTGGTCAGTATAAGCAACATCGTACCATATATCCATGGCCCGGGTCTTGGGAGCAATGCCTGCACGGAATGGTCTTTTGTCGCCGCGGTTATGAGATGGTTCCACGATAAACTGGGTATCAGCTACCATCAGATGTGTTTGGGCGAGGCGGCCACAACCATGTCAGGGGCAGCCGCCCTGTACACAATTCTTAAGGCGGATAATGAACCGGTGACCACCGAGGCCACCATCGAAGGCCGGTCCGGCGATTTTTACGGCGGGTGGGGATTCTATTTTGTCCGAAGATACCTGAGCGAGCATCTTGACCGGGCCGCAGAAGACGACCCCATGAAAGGCTTTGAGGAAAGCGTGGCCGGGACTTATATCCCCCCGGGGCATGTCATTGATAAGCTTATGGTCTACGACCTGAACCGTATCTCTGATGATGTCACCAAGGGTCGTGATGTGGAAGTCTCGGACGGCGTTAATTTCAAATCCATCATACTGCACAAGGTCGTTGTGGGTGGAGATCCGAACGACCCGGAAGACATGAAGGCGTATCCTGGCTGTATCCTTATCAATCTGCCCAAATTAAAGGTGCATATCCAAGCCCTTTTTACCAATGTAATTAAAAACCTGGGGATAGGGCTTTACCCCATGCAGGCGGCTCGAACAGATAGCTGCCAATGGGAATACGCCCAGCCCTATACCCCTGTACCAGGCATGAAGGCGGGCCTTCCGCACCAGGTCTGGGTCCCGGAGATGGACTATGAAACCTGTCTCCCCAAGCGCGATGCAGATGGCAACTATATTGTAAAAAAGACTGGCGGGCTGACGGCGACCATGATTGACATCATCAAGGCGGTGGCCGATCAGAATATTTTCATGGTGAATATTGTAGACGCCCTCGAGCCAACCAACGTGGATCACACGGGCTCGGGGCTGGGCCTGAGACAGCCCGAAGGCCTGATCTTTGCCGGACTGGACCCGGTGGCGACCGATTATTTATGTGCACGCTACATATTCAGCAATGTGCGACTCAAGGAAGCCCATGAGTCCGGGCTGGATGACGGCTCAGGCGGCCGCTTTCCGCAGGCGGTGCCTATCGCGGTTGTGGAAGGCAGTAATATCGTTACCAGGCCGGGCTTAGATTGCCCGCTTGCCCGGGATATTTGCTTCAAAGTTGCGGAAGAAAGGGGCCTGGGCACAAGAACATACTATGTCGTGGGGCATGATTCGATGACGGATACCCCACTGGCCTCCCTTCAGGGCCG
It encodes:
- a CDS encoding DUF3786 domain-containing protein; the encoded protein is MNDFLSNVKADSALYSGVENLPPALWSDLAEMEPDSVCRRAAVTYRLDKGFLLSFLGGEYLINPKNRGITGLGKAYPIGFQAGLVMLSYLLCASEADLTGRMITAREIKGGSFFFQGPHALSKQNVLKRYARDGAGFLTRALSWGASPLAFGDAAFRILVLPKVLVAYTFYEEDDEFPARLVITFDASIEKHLPLDAIFAMVNVISHQLVR
- a CDS encoding acetoacetate decarboxylase family protein; this encodes MFKFEKDRSYMMPFHFGPRPAGRGTGQYHDVTTMIVSYLTDRDILTQYLPKPFEVGEEPIVSVSYSMNKEIDWLAGHSYNIIGVNASVVFNGEEDHLSGNYPLVLWENLTDPILTGREIEGIPKVYADIPDHSIIEGEWRASASHFGHKIVDLTIKALHPLTKEQIEEMRKAAEKSHWMGWKYIPKIGEPRAAVSHATLFPTAGVTTEAWVGKGEVKWQHLTWEQNPTQFHIVNALAELPIIEYRIALVLKGSSNLALAVKPKRVIR
- a CDS encoding DUF362 domain-containing protein yields the protein MKGILKGTSVESSIGRHELDSTGSAVGVVRMDVEKSYTGVGELLQKYINDADQTAWEEIKSRIDYTYENIDLALTLLDTETGFSREIRSRLEKGLKLLFKPNLVSISNIVPYIHGPGLGSNACTEWSFVAAVMRWFHDKLGISYHQMCLGEAATTMSGAAALYTILKADNEPVTTEATIEGRSGDFYGGWGFYFVRRYLSEHLDRAAEDDPMKGFEESVAGTYIPPGHVIDKLMVYDLNRISDDVTKGRDVEVSDGVNFKSIILHKVVVGGDPNDPEDMKAYPGCILINLPKLKVHIQALFTNVIKNLGIGLYPMQAARTDSCQWEYAQPYTPVPGMKAGLPHQVWVPEMDYETCLPKRDADGNYIVKKTGGLTATMIDIIKAVADQNIFMVNIVDALEPTNVDHTGSGLGLRQPEGLIFAGLDPVATDYLCARYIFSNVRLKEAHESGLDDGSGGRFPQAVPIAVVEGSNIVTRPGLDCPLARDICFKVAEERGLGTRTYYVVGHDSMTDTPLASLQGRLGRVENRTFSSIITTALYTAAFKIPWDMQRTFFGYLEAVDQLAGSSLKKEFLDAFDEDGDGIVTYEEKGKKGIYGPGMLLGGINVSMMGAGELEQVRVNYAAMANHLKYTYPEWNREGLDLFKEYYSGTVAMMAYMMSLSDVETQDNFISGLTWGKGKWPSFQQAAQARISQAIYGLGFPSRIGFPSLYYTVFRYADLTQNGRRYIGPQRLSPDEEAAAKYIKEVLSGQAEPLDFTLYVPPGYARMDEFDTPNVEETSDPARILTAVFNGGKIVWPDLKITDVQTDITP